The Echinicola rosea genome has a segment encoding these proteins:
- a CDS encoding AAA family ATPase, whose product MNQHLSIRVAWHDSKWNGAVCKHPSQNAFCLNLPRIYQEKNDQSEEALAGKHWAELQDSQLPPCKAEGGSFMSFRKYKRQFNHPYNKPGWKDIPHTKLKPTTIEVPPYSCFAVPFWWMLRGNQATIREWYPDIPHDENPPFPSSWVYTSKTQEALLKRFFEPIKEEHSLVIFYAKGANPIDEDSRRLIVGIGSIKTKSKILKYETTADYTYPLWDRLISHGIRPNDAASEGILLPYHEYLELPDDFQLKTKEGKKNKQDLLNEIKLTLQETASRQEIIDEFAYGSEHVNDSSVLVVLGKLRSIIERIKEHGIVKDVWDQHIIWIDKQIGKVKESMGPFPSFGNALLALGFQYGHLLEEDLRAENHLDTKDNPWDAWEDAIYEHINLGRKPYAADLPHFRDIWLNESTERKNLLMLLSRFELTEKQIKNWFDAGTRTKLGYKSTDAELILNPYRIAELDEGDLEDYPIAVETLDNGLFEDKAIQGEHVPEKPQLVDSPLDQRRIRAIITQVLKGAAENGDTLVSVNEITETINTLNLQRNTVLPANYVVTNIEFIKEQISFIDAEEIHSLQLAKYNDIESWFRKVLIARAKKELDPVDENWEQLIKQSIYNNGIIFEPSNPKHAAALSDQVSALKRITGRKISVLLGPAGTGKTTVLGALFGCQSLTSEGILLLAPTGKARVKLGKMAGGEAFTIAQFLNKQKRFDWNRMKPRFSGPEKYKGKQNVIVDECSMLTEDDLYALMQALDLGHIKRLILVGDPYQLPPIGAGRPFADFCTCLDNLETEHEDYDATNALARLKEVVRNVDGANSDTLTLASWYSGLKPSKDADAIFQKLGDNSLLNDLHVATWEDEQSLVKALNALLIDKLGLKDERDYAKLNAFLGVNGSKIDTGKIEAFQLLSPVKAPYWGSFNLNRIFQQQFRTGLKGTVSIGEYQIGFYDKVIQTVNEWKEGFPGGEKHQLSNGQLGLVKATNKGFANVVFAGVDDKITFGYRGQGQAENDSSNLELAYAITVHKSQGSDFDYVFLVIPKTGRIISRELIYTALTRAKKQLILLIEGDTPQWIINLSKPQYSETAKRNTHLFAYSVREEKHSIPFAEGLIHKTKKEGLLVRSKSEVIIANMLVEKGIEFEYEREFLGKNGQKRIPDFTFIDAAGDIVILEHLGMMSLPSYKADWEKKLQFYKDNGYKMDENLFTTTESEKGGINSLAIEEVITKIEKMI is encoded by the coding sequence ATGAACCAGCATTTATCCATCAGAGTAGCCTGGCACGATAGCAAATGGAACGGAGCGGTTTGTAAACACCCTTCGCAAAATGCTTTTTGCCTCAACCTGCCCCGAATTTATCAAGAAAAAAATGATCAATCGGAAGAAGCCTTAGCAGGTAAACACTGGGCTGAATTGCAAGACAGTCAGTTGCCGCCCTGCAAAGCAGAAGGTGGTAGTTTTATGAGTTTCCGAAAATACAAGCGTCAGTTCAATCACCCTTACAATAAACCGGGCTGGAAAGATATTCCACACACCAAGCTTAAGCCCACCACTATTGAAGTGCCCCCGTATAGCTGCTTTGCGGTTCCTTTTTGGTGGATGCTAAGGGGCAATCAAGCCACCATAAGGGAATGGTATCCGGACATTCCACATGATGAAAATCCACCTTTCCCTTCGTCTTGGGTGTATACCAGCAAAACGCAGGAAGCCCTATTAAAACGCTTCTTCGAGCCCATCAAAGAAGAGCATTCCTTAGTGATTTTTTATGCCAAAGGTGCAAACCCGATAGACGAAGACAGCCGCAGGTTAATTGTGGGCATTGGTTCTATAAAAACCAAATCTAAGATTCTCAAATACGAAACCACAGCCGATTACACTTACCCCTTGTGGGACAGACTGATCTCACATGGCATTCGCCCAAATGATGCGGCAAGCGAAGGCATTCTACTTCCCTATCACGAGTACCTCGAACTACCGGATGACTTTCAGCTAAAAACCAAAGAAGGGAAAAAGAACAAGCAGGATCTGCTAAATGAAATCAAGCTCACCCTGCAGGAAACGGCCAGTAGGCAGGAAATCATAGATGAATTTGCTTATGGCAGTGAGCATGTAAATGACAGTTCTGTTTTGGTGGTTCTGGGCAAATTGCGCAGCATCATTGAGCGCATCAAAGAACATGGGATTGTCAAAGACGTTTGGGATCAACACATTATTTGGATAGACAAGCAAATTGGCAAGGTAAAGGAAAGTATGGGGCCATTCCCATCCTTTGGCAATGCCTTGTTGGCGTTGGGTTTTCAATACGGCCATTTACTGGAAGAAGACTTACGAGCAGAAAATCACTTAGACACCAAAGACAATCCATGGGATGCCTGGGAAGATGCTATTTATGAGCACATCAATCTGGGTCGAAAACCCTATGCTGCTGATTTGCCGCATTTCAGGGATATCTGGCTCAATGAAAGCACAGAACGCAAGAACTTGTTGATGCTGCTTTCCAGATTTGAACTCACAGAAAAACAAATCAAAAACTGGTTTGATGCCGGTACCCGAACCAAACTCGGTTATAAGTCAACAGATGCTGAGCTAATACTCAATCCTTATCGTATAGCAGAACTGGATGAAGGAGACCTTGAAGACTATCCTATAGCCGTTGAAACCTTAGACAATGGCCTATTTGAAGATAAAGCGATTCAGGGAGAGCATGTGCCTGAGAAGCCGCAATTGGTGGATTCTCCACTAGACCAAAGACGCATCAGGGCCATAATCACTCAAGTATTGAAAGGTGCAGCGGAAAACGGAGACACACTTGTTTCGGTAAACGAGATTACCGAGACCATCAACACACTCAATCTGCAACGGAATACGGTGCTTCCTGCCAACTACGTGGTCACCAATATTGAGTTCATCAAAGAGCAAATCAGTTTTATAGATGCAGAAGAAATACATTCGCTTCAACTGGCTAAGTACAATGACATTGAATCCTGGTTCAGAAAGGTATTAATTGCCCGCGCTAAAAAAGAATTAGACCCTGTTGATGAAAACTGGGAACAATTAATCAAGCAATCAATTTACAACAATGGGATAATCTTCGAACCAAGTAATCCCAAACATGCGGCAGCACTATCGGATCAGGTTTCAGCCCTAAAGCGCATAACAGGAAGGAAAATTTCCGTTCTGCTTGGCCCAGCAGGTACCGGAAAAACTACCGTATTGGGTGCTTTATTCGGCTGCCAATCACTTACCAGCGAAGGCATCCTCCTTTTAGCACCAACAGGCAAAGCCAGAGTGAAACTGGGCAAAATGGCGGGTGGTGAAGCGTTCACCATTGCTCAATTTTTAAATAAGCAAAAGCGATTTGATTGGAACCGAATGAAACCACGGTTTTCGGGACCCGAAAAATACAAAGGCAAACAAAACGTAATTGTGGATGAGTGCTCCATGCTTACTGAAGATGATTTGTATGCCTTAATGCAAGCATTGGATTTGGGACACATCAAACGACTTATTCTCGTTGGAGACCCTTACCAATTACCGCCAATCGGAGCAGGAAGGCCCTTTGCAGATTTCTGCACTTGCCTTGATAACTTGGAGACCGAGCATGAAGACTATGACGCTACCAATGCACTGGCAAGGTTGAAAGAAGTGGTAAGAAACGTTGATGGAGCCAATTCAGATACCTTAACCCTTGCATCCTGGTATTCAGGATTAAAGCCAAGTAAAGATGCGGATGCCATTTTCCAAAAGTTAGGAGACAATTCATTACTTAACGATTTGCATGTAGCAACCTGGGAAGATGAGCAGTCATTGGTAAAAGCATTAAACGCCTTACTGATTGATAAACTTGGGCTAAAAGACGAAAGGGACTATGCCAAACTCAATGCCTTTTTAGGTGTGAACGGAAGCAAAATTGATACAGGCAAAATTGAAGCCTTTCAATTGCTCAGTCCGGTTAAGGCACCGTATTGGGGTTCCTTCAATTTGAACCGGATTTTTCAGCAACAGTTTAGAACAGGATTAAAGGGAACAGTTTCTATAGGCGAATATCAGATTGGCTTTTACGATAAGGTGATCCAAACGGTAAACGAATGGAAAGAAGGATTTCCGGGCGGTGAAAAGCATCAATTATCCAATGGGCAGCTGGGGTTGGTAAAAGCAACCAATAAAGGCTTTGCCAATGTGGTATTTGCAGGAGTTGACGACAAAATCACATTTGGATACAGAGGTCAAGGTCAAGCCGAAAATGATTCAAGTAACCTAGAACTGGCATATGCCATTACTGTGCATAAAAGTCAGGGAAGTGATTTTGACTATGTGTTTTTGGTGATACCTAAAACGGGTCGGATTATCTCTCGGGAGCTGATTTACACGGCTTTAACCAGAGCTAAAAAGCAGTTGATTCTTCTCATTGAAGGTGATACGCCACAATGGATTATCAACCTATCCAAACCACAATATTCTGAAACGGCTAAGCGAAATACCCATCTGTTTGCTTACTCGGTAAGAGAAGAAAAGCACAGTATTCCCTTTGCGGAAGGGCTAATTCATAAGACCAAAAAAGAAGGTTTGCTGGTGCGAAGCAAGTCAGAAGTGATTATCGCCAATATGCTGGTAGAGAAGGGTATCGAGTTTGAATATGAACGGGAATTCTTGGGCAAAAACGGACAGAAGCGTATTCCGGACTTTACCTTCATAGATGCTGCCGGAGATATCGTAATCCTGGAACATTTAGGGATGATGTCATTACCCAGCTACAAAGCAGACTGGGAAAAGAAACTTCAATTCTACAAAGACAACGGATATAAAATGGATGAGAATCTATTTACCACCACAGAGAGTGAAAAAGGCGGGATTAATTCTTTGGCCATTGAAGAAGTGATTACAAAAATTGAAAAGATGATTTAA
- a CDS encoding GmrSD restriction endonuclease domain-containing protein has protein sequence MNIELKEITVRDLTNNYEDNEEGGVVGYGGKLDIRPPYQREFIYKDKQRDAVINTITKEFPLNVMYWAVREDGNYEVIDGQQRTISIAQFVEGDFAFNDRYFHNLQSDEKEQILNYKLMVYLCSGSDSEKLEWFRTINIAGEKLTDQELRNAVYSGSWVSDAKRYFSKNGCAAYSLGGDLMNGSAIRQDYLETTIKWISDDAIESYMAKNQHEPNANELWLYFQSVINWVRAVFPKYRREMKGIDWGFLYNEFKDVKIDSKELEKQISSLMLDEDVTKKKGIYHYVLTGKEKYLNIRAFSPSQKREAYERQKGVCVVCKESFEIEEMEADHITPWHEGGKTSAENCQMLCKEDNRRKSGK, from the coding sequence ATGAACATAGAATTAAAAGAAATCACGGTTAGAGATTTGACCAATAATTACGAAGACAATGAAGAAGGTGGAGTTGTTGGCTATGGAGGCAAATTGGATATACGTCCACCCTATCAAAGAGAATTTATCTATAAGGATAAACAGAGAGATGCTGTTATTAATACAATAACAAAGGAGTTTCCACTTAATGTGATGTATTGGGCAGTAAGAGAAGATGGGAATTATGAAGTTATTGACGGCCAACAACGGACAATATCAATTGCTCAATTTGTTGAAGGTGATTTTGCATTTAACGATAGGTACTTCCATAATCTACAGTCCGATGAAAAGGAGCAAATTCTAAATTACAAATTGATGGTATACCTGTGTAGCGGTTCAGATAGTGAAAAGCTCGAATGGTTCAGAACTATCAACATTGCAGGTGAAAAACTGACTGACCAGGAATTAAGAAATGCAGTTTATTCAGGTTCTTGGGTTTCTGATGCAAAGAGATATTTCAGTAAAAATGGTTGTGCAGCATACAGTTTAGGTGGTGATTTAATGAATGGTTCAGCAATTCGACAAGATTATCTCGAAACGACAATTAAATGGATAAGTGATGATGCAATCGAATCATACATGGCAAAAAATCAACACGAACCTAATGCCAATGAATTGTGGCTCTATTTTCAAAGTGTAATAAATTGGGTCAGAGCTGTTTTTCCAAAATATCGTAGGGAAATGAAAGGGATTGATTGGGGCTTTTTGTACAACGAATTCAAAGACGTAAAAATTGATTCTAAAGAATTAGAAAAACAGATTTCCTCTTTGATGCTTGATGAAGATGTTACAAAGAAAAAAGGCATTTATCACTATGTACTAACAGGCAAAGAAAAGTACTTAAATATTCGAGCTTTTAGCCCAAGTCAAAAAAGAGAAGCATATGAAAGACAAAAGGGAGTTTGTGTCGTCTGTAAAGAAAGTTTTGAAATTGAAGAAATGGAAGCTGACCACATAACACCTTGGCATGAAGGCGGAAAGACAAGTGCTGAAAACTGTCAAATGCTTTGTAAAGAAGACAACAGACGAAAAAGTGGAAAATAA
- a CDS encoding adenine-specific methyltransferase EcoRI family protein → MPNENKHLHKASKSKKDEFYTQLSDIEKELRHYKKHFKDKTVYCNCDDPRISNFFHYFSYNFERLGLKRLITTCYKNQERDLFSLNDSEQAIYLEYTGDKNGNNVPDPEEIGIVHLKGDGDFRSKESIELLEQADIVVTNPPFSLFREYVTQLIEHDKKFIIIGHQNAITYKEIFKYLKDNKIWLGYGFNRNMAHFINPHYEDYASDTDHKEGMIRVSGVVWYTNLEIKKRHEDMILFKKYYGNEEEYPKYDNYDAINVDKAREIPMDFEGIMGVPITFMSKYNPDQFELIGQMVTTKIDEFNHGYPYINGKKIYARILIKNKKVIA, encoded by the coding sequence ATGCCGAACGAAAACAAACATTTACATAAAGCAAGTAAGTCTAAAAAGGATGAATTCTACACCCAGCTTTCCGACATTGAGAAAGAATTGAGACACTATAAGAAGCATTTCAAAGACAAGACTGTTTATTGTAATTGTGATGACCCAAGAATTAGTAATTTCTTTCATTACTTCTCATACAATTTTGAAAGACTTGGTCTAAAAAGACTAATTACAACTTGCTACAAAAATCAAGAACGTGACTTATTCAGCCTGAATGATTCAGAACAAGCCATTTATTTAGAATATACAGGAGATAAAAATGGAAATAACGTGCCTGACCCTGAAGAAATAGGAATAGTACATTTAAAAGGCGATGGAGATTTTAGAAGTAAAGAAAGCATTGAGCTATTAGAACAAGCAGATATTGTTGTAACAAACCCACCTTTCTCACTTTTTCGAGAGTATGTTACCCAATTAATTGAACACGATAAAAAATTCATAATCATTGGACACCAAAACGCCATAACATATAAGGAGATATTCAAATATTTAAAGGATAATAAGATTTGGTTAGGCTACGGATTTAATCGAAACATGGCTCATTTCATTAATCCTCATTATGAAGATTACGCTTCAGATACGGACCACAAAGAAGGAATGATTCGAGTATCGGGTGTAGTTTGGTACACCAATTTGGAGATTAAAAAAAGGCACGAAGACATGATACTCTTTAAAAAATATTACGGAAATGAAGAAGAGTATCCTAAATATGACAACTACGATGCAATAAATGTGGATAAAGCCAGAGAAATCCCAATGGATTTTGAAGGCATTATGGGAGTACCAATAACATTTATGAGCAAGTATAATCCTGACCAATTTGAATTAATTGGTCAAATGGTAACAACAAAAATTGATGAGTTTAATCATGGCTATCCTTACATTAATGGAAAGAAGATTTATGCTCGCATTCTCATTAAAAACAAAAAAGTAATCGCCTAA
- a CDS encoding DEAD/DEAH box helicase, which produces MEIFETCHIVNQFLIERKEVQARNELIKLLDYHERNEIEYSPLVNHLIRETGLYPYLKADTANWEDRFVFEIFKVDIGGKQATLHREQSSLLKRLVNGENIAVSAPTSFGKSFVIDAFISIKKPDNVVIIVPTIALTDETRRRLYKKFANSYKIITTTEVELAERNIFIFPQERAMNYVNKIDSIDILIIDEFYKASSVYDKSRSPSLLKAIIKLGLKSKQKYFLAPNITSIGDNVFTQDMAFEDKLGFSTVYLERFEPYKEIEGDRIEKELQKGEVLLKILEETKTKSLIYAASYPQIDKVSNLLNENLPISDKPLMVEFANWLTINYGANWKLTNLVKRGVGIHNGQLHRSISQIQVKLFEEQEGLNNIISTSSIIEGVNTSAENVIIWRNRKSGGNSILDSFTYKNIIGRGGRMFKYFIGKIYLLEPPPQEGTTQLDIPFPDTILGDLDENIYSSSLDNEQIAKIVTFKNEMYDILGKESYDRLLKENIFQSNNSEFIKETARQMKSNPEEWNGLSYLNSNEPESWDRLLWKIISLQPGEWGDGPYGIQHRKFVEFVKVLVENWGSTIPELLDELDEFDIDIEQFFKLERTAAFNLSSLISDINILQKEIINNGTDVAPFVSRVSHAFLPSVVYQLEEYGMPRMISRKLHQNGIINFLDENLNIHNAIEIFHKIGKEMIKSYDYIDTFDKYIVDYFYDGITTNSE; this is translated from the coding sequence ATGGAAATATTTGAAACTTGTCATATAGTCAATCAATTCTTAATTGAACGTAAAGAGGTTCAAGCTAGAAATGAGCTAATTAAACTATTGGATTATCACGAAAGAAACGAAATTGAATATTCACCATTAGTAAATCATTTAATTCGTGAAACAGGTCTATATCCATACCTCAAAGCTGATACTGCTAATTGGGAAGACAGATTTGTATTTGAAATATTCAAGGTCGATATAGGAGGTAAACAAGCCACCTTGCATAGAGAACAATCGTCATTATTAAAACGATTAGTTAATGGAGAAAACATTGCAGTAAGTGCTCCAACAAGCTTTGGGAAAAGCTTTGTGATAGATGCTTTTATTTCAATTAAAAAGCCTGATAATGTAGTGATAATCGTCCCGACAATTGCTCTAACTGACGAGACAAGGAGACGTTTATACAAGAAGTTCGCGAATAGTTATAAAATTATAACAACTACTGAAGTTGAGCTTGCTGAAAGAAACATTTTTATTTTCCCACAAGAAAGGGCAATGAATTATGTAAATAAAATCGACAGTATTGATATTTTAATAATTGATGAGTTCTATAAAGCAAGTTCTGTATATGATAAATCTAGGTCTCCATCTCTGCTAAAGGCAATTATTAAACTAGGTCTTAAATCGAAACAAAAATATTTCTTAGCTCCCAACATAACTTCTATTGGTGATAATGTATTTACTCAAGATATGGCTTTTGAGGATAAATTAGGATTCAGCACAGTTTATCTTGAACGCTTTGAACCATACAAAGAAATTGAAGGAGACAGAATTGAAAAAGAACTTCAAAAAGGCGAAGTGCTTCTGAAAATTCTTGAAGAAACCAAAACAAAGTCACTTATTTATGCTGCATCATATCCGCAAATAGACAAAGTTTCAAATCTATTAAATGAAAACCTTCCAATTTCCGACAAACCTTTAATGGTAGAATTTGCTAATTGGCTAACAATAAATTATGGAGCTAATTGGAAACTAACTAATCTGGTGAAAAGAGGTGTTGGCATTCATAATGGTCAATTGCATCGTTCTATAAGTCAGATTCAAGTCAAGTTATTTGAAGAACAAGAAGGATTAAATAATATTATCTCTACTTCATCAATAATAGAAGGTGTAAATACATCCGCAGAAAACGTTATTATTTGGCGAAATCGAAAAAGTGGTGGCAACAGTATTTTAGACAGTTTTACCTATAAAAATATTATTGGCAGAGGAGGTAGAATGTTTAAGTATTTTATTGGTAAAATATACTTACTTGAACCACCACCTCAAGAAGGAACAACTCAGCTAGACATTCCATTTCCAGACACTATTTTAGGTGACTTGGACGAAAATATTTACAGTTCAAGTTTAGACAATGAGCAAATCGCCAAAATTGTAACATTTAAAAATGAGATGTACGATATTCTTGGAAAAGAATCTTATGATAGGCTATTAAAAGAAAATATTTTCCAATCTAATAATTCGGAATTTATCAAAGAAACGGCAAGACAAATGAAATCTAATCCAGAGGAATGGAATGGGCTTTCATATCTAAATTCTAACGAACCGGAATCTTGGGATAGACTATTATGGAAAATAATTAGTTTACAACCAGGCGAATGGGGTGATGGTCCGTATGGTATCCAACATAGGAAATTTGTAGAGTTTGTTAAAGTTCTAGTTGAGAATTGGGGAAGTACAATTCCTGAACTTTTAGATGAATTAGACGAATTTGATATTGATATTGAGCAATTTTTCAAGTTGGAAAGGACAGCTGCTTTTAATCTATCTTCCTTAATAAGTGATATAAACATTCTTCAAAAAGAAATAATTAACAACGGAACAGATGTAGCTCCTTTTGTTTCTAGGGTTTCTCACGCATTCCTTCCATCGGTTGTTTATCAACTAGAGGAATATGGTATGCCAAGAATGATTTCACGGAAATTGCATCAAAATGGTATAATCAACTTCTTGGATGAAAATTTGAACATTCACAATGCAATCGAAATATTTCATAAAATCGGGAAAGAGATGATTAAGTCATACGATTATATAGATACGTTCGACAAATACATAGTTGACTATTTTTATGACGGAATCACGACAAATTCAGAATAA